A stretch of the Serratia marcescens genome encodes the following:
- a CDS encoding molybdopterin-dependent oxidoreductase: protein MLFKLCKTLAMACVALIIAQSSALSFTLEVAGKIDNVTDPVKKSYLFTDKQLLAMPVRSITTSTSWTPQRKFEGISVADILERVGAKGETLTFYALNDYYIDVPLSDVKKYNMILAYKMDGEMLKLRNFGPLFLVYPRDAAGPELNSPLYNSRFIWQVDRIVIK from the coding sequence ATGCTGTTCAAACTATGCAAAACCCTTGCGATGGCCTGTGTGGCCCTGATTATCGCCCAGAGCAGCGCGCTCAGCTTTACCCTGGAAGTGGCGGGCAAGATCGACAACGTGACCGACCCGGTCAAAAAAAGCTATCTGTTCACCGATAAGCAGCTGTTGGCGATGCCGGTGCGCAGCATCACCACCTCCACGTCCTGGACGCCGCAGAGAAAATTCGAAGGGATCTCGGTGGCCGATATCCTGGAGCGCGTCGGCGCCAAGGGCGAGACGCTGACCTTCTACGCGCTGAACGATTATTACATCGACGTGCCGCTGTCCGACGTCAAGAAATACAACATGATCCTGGCCTACAAGATGGACGGGGAGATGCTGAAGCTCAGAAACTTCGGCCCGCTGTTCCTGGTGTACCCGCGCGACGCCGCCGGGCCTGAACTGAACTCGCCGTTGTACAATTCGCGCTTTATCTGGCAAGTCGACAGGATCGTGATCAAATGA
- a CDS encoding ATP-binding response regulator translates to MKLTTFKNGSRLAIPAIFAALFLVASTVTLYYYSATLSKKGLYAIAGTQENYSWSIAKFSIKLAEFDTLVEQQSHAAQVDNDNLRLRFEILYSRFYVLETVSESTQPLYAEPGYPEVVKQMRLQMDRIDKLLDSPKIDFSQVSAAMRAIKPYAIEMANLTDHAEVKQRTAAYEDYIEKRHIIFYGLVIVMFSVIALIAITLIVFRQQRLTIRQQAKAIEAEKATRTKNAFLGAIGHELRTSLQSVMSAIDVLVNTRVSAEHADTFQRLETAAQQIESQMKDLTDYAHLDSGMMELRIVPFDAQKLIAETANEIATLTRKEQVKLSCEVECSHLLVHSDPLRIRQIIVNLLTNAYKYTESGSITLHSCLRRQPGGNSLIIEVTDTGIGIEKDQLDQIFKPFTQLDQSHTKQYAGVGMGLAIVHGLVTLLNGTITVYSEIKKGSTFIVSIPVQISEDERADEPAAANASLQQKPQQVLVVDDNKSVGDAFAALLDKLGYQHELCDSPERALQKLLRRPYDALLLDLQMPGIDGAALARQLRNRRGPNRHVPIIGISAYTPEQLTADQRALFDNYLMKPVRLDALSSALAEVFPAKD, encoded by the coding sequence ATGAAGCTGACGACCTTTAAGAACGGCAGCAGGCTGGCGATCCCGGCCATCTTCGCCGCGCTGTTTTTAGTGGCTTCGACCGTCACGCTCTATTACTACAGCGCCACTCTGTCGAAGAAAGGGCTGTATGCCATCGCCGGCACGCAGGAGAACTACTCGTGGTCGATCGCCAAGTTCTCCATCAAGCTGGCGGAGTTCGACACGCTGGTCGAGCAGCAAAGCCATGCCGCGCAGGTGGACAACGACAACCTGCGGCTGCGGTTCGAAATCCTCTATTCGCGCTTTTACGTGCTGGAAACCGTCTCCGAATCGACCCAGCCGCTGTACGCCGAGCCGGGTTACCCGGAAGTGGTCAAACAGATGCGCCTGCAGATGGATCGCATCGATAAGCTGCTGGACAGCCCGAAAATCGACTTCAGCCAAGTGTCCGCGGCCATGAGGGCCATCAAACCTTACGCCATCGAAATGGCCAACCTGACCGACCACGCAGAGGTGAAGCAGCGCACCGCCGCCTATGAGGATTACATCGAGAAACGGCACATCATTTTCTATGGGTTGGTGATCGTCATGTTCTCGGTGATCGCGCTGATCGCCATCACCCTGATCGTGTTCCGTCAGCAGCGGCTGACCATTCGCCAGCAGGCCAAGGCCATTGAGGCGGAGAAAGCGACACGCACCAAAAACGCCTTCCTCGGCGCCATCGGCCACGAACTGCGCACCTCATTGCAGAGTGTGATGTCGGCCATCGACGTGCTGGTGAACACCCGGGTGTCGGCGGAGCATGCGGACACTTTCCAGCGGCTGGAGACCGCCGCGCAGCAAATCGAAAGCCAGATGAAAGATCTGACCGACTACGCGCACCTCGACAGCGGCATGATGGAATTGCGCATCGTGCCGTTCGACGCGCAGAAGCTGATCGCGGAAACCGCCAACGAAATCGCCACCCTGACCCGCAAAGAGCAGGTCAAACTGAGCTGTGAAGTGGAATGCAGCCACCTGCTGGTACACTCCGATCCGCTGCGCATCCGGCAGATTATCGTCAACCTGCTGACCAACGCCTACAAATACACCGAAAGCGGCAGCATTACGCTGCACAGCTGCCTGCGCCGCCAGCCGGGCGGCAATTCGTTGATTATCGAAGTGACCGACACCGGCATCGGTATCGAAAAAGACCAGCTCGATCAGATCTTCAAACCCTTTACCCAGTTGGATCAGTCGCATACCAAACAGTATGCCGGCGTCGGGATGGGGCTGGCGATCGTGCACGGCCTGGTGACGCTGCTCAACGGCACCATCACGGTATACAGCGAAATCAAGAAGGGCAGCACCTTTATCGTCAGCATTCCGGTGCAGATCAGTGAAGACGAACGTGCCGACGAGCCCGCCGCCGCCAATGCCTCTCTGCAGCAGAAGCCGCAGCAGGTGCTGGTGGTGGATGACAACAAGTCGGTGGGTGACGCCTTTGCGGCGCTATTGGACAAGCTGGGCTATCAGCACGAACTGTGCGACTCGCCGGAACGCGCGCTGCAGAAGCTGCTCAGACGCCCTTACGACGCGCTGTTGCTGGATCTGCAGATGCCGGGCATCGACGGGGCCGCCCTGGCCAGGCAGCTGCGCAACCGTCGCGGCCCCAACCGCCATGTGCCGATCATCGGCATCAGCGCCTATACGCCTGAGCAGCTGACGGCGGACCAGCGCGCCCTGTTCGACAACTACCTGATGAAGCCGGTCCGGCTGGATGCGCTGTCGAGCGCGCTGGCCGAGGTGTTCCCCGCTAAAGATTAA
- a CDS encoding autotransporter outer membrane beta-barrel domain-containing protein, with amino-acid sequence MALAGYAQAAPHEVNGQAGDPASWRNAEFNANWGLGAIHADEAYAAGYTGKGQKVGIFDTPVNRHPEFAGDGKLINVVTEGYRAYTDPHRPGINAGDRFYFDGTFHFYSGSQGMLSNHGVHVAGISAANRDGVGMHGVAFDSQVISVDNDNDGPAYGEFLGLDGAVTNAGWQAMINSGVRVINNSWGVSIPDFLSDGGRDPNALHFELKDAQEQFDQVKPLLGSLAGAGYQGAIDAARKNILVLFAAGNDGNYNQPDVISGLAYFVPDIAPNWLSVASVAQDAASTNSVPYTISSFSSRCGYTASFCVSSPGSKIYSTVANGSDPANLVSDYGNKNGTSMATPHVTGAVAVLLQRFPYMSSAQIADVLKTTATDMGAPGIDALYGWGMINLGKAINGPGMFYTVDDIPAEFRIPDPTGVAYGSTQFVANIPGLGAEVDAGTLHARKCDDISCELEVYSNNISGHGGLTKEGMGTLVMTGANTYAGPTLVNQGRLAVNGSVTSAVSVQNGGIVGGSGTVGSLTARQGGTVAPGNSIGTLNVAGNVSFEPGSRYAVEVGPNGQSDRIQSSGSATIGGGEVAVTLENSPNLLTQSEVRSLLGQQYTILSAQQGVSGQFDAVAPNYLFLGTGLSYQPTGVTLSVGRNGTSFASVAQTANERAVAAAADALAAGNPVYESLLNSGTAGEARQAFRQLSGQIHADIASALVNDSRYLREALNGRLRQAEGLASSSAIKADEGGAWAQLLGAWDHASGDANATGYQASTYGVLVGLDSAAADDWRLGVATGYTRTSLHGGYGSKADSDNYHLAAYGDKQFGALALRGGAGYTWHRIDTKRSVNYGMQSDRDTAKYSARTEQLFAEAGYSVQGEWLNLEPFVNLAYVNFENNGIAESGGAAALRGDKQHTDATVSTLGLRADTAWQVSPGTTVALRSELGWQHQYGGLERGTGLRFNGGNAPFVVDSVPVSRDGMVLKAGAEVAVNENATLSLGYGGLLSQNHQDNSVNAGFTWRF; translated from the coding sequence ATGGCGCTGGCGGGGTATGCGCAGGCGGCGCCGCACGAGGTGAACGGTCAAGCCGGCGATCCGGCCAGCTGGCGCAACGCCGAATTCAACGCCAACTGGGGGCTGGGGGCGATCCACGCCGATGAGGCCTATGCCGCCGGCTATACCGGCAAAGGGCAGAAGGTGGGCATTTTCGATACCCCGGTCAACCGCCATCCCGAGTTCGCCGGCGACGGCAAACTGATCAACGTGGTCACCGAAGGCTATCGCGCCTACACCGATCCGCACCGGCCGGGCATTAACGCCGGTGACCGCTTTTACTTCGACGGCACCTTCCACTTCTACAGCGGCTCACAGGGCATGCTGAGCAATCACGGGGTGCACGTTGCGGGCATCAGCGCCGCCAACCGCGACGGCGTCGGGATGCACGGCGTGGCCTTCGATTCGCAGGTGATCAGTGTCGATAACGACAACGACGGCCCGGCCTACGGCGAATTCCTCGGCCTGGACGGCGCCGTCACCAATGCCGGCTGGCAGGCGATGATCAACAGCGGCGTGCGGGTGATCAACAACAGCTGGGGCGTCAGTATTCCCGACTTTCTGTCCGATGGCGGCCGCGATCCTAACGCGCTGCACTTTGAGCTGAAGGATGCGCAGGAACAATTCGATCAGGTCAAACCGCTGCTCGGCAGCCTGGCCGGCGCAGGCTATCAGGGCGCTATCGACGCGGCGCGCAAAAATATTCTGGTGCTGTTCGCCGCCGGGAACGACGGCAACTACAACCAACCGGATGTGATCAGTGGGCTGGCCTACTTCGTGCCGGACATTGCGCCGAATTGGCTATCGGTCGCCAGCGTGGCGCAGGATGCGGCATCGACCAACAGCGTGCCTTACACCATCAGCAGCTTCTCTTCCCGCTGCGGCTATACCGCCAGCTTCTGCGTCTCGTCGCCGGGCAGCAAAATCTACAGCACCGTGGCCAACGGTTCCGATCCGGCCAACCTGGTGTCGGACTACGGCAATAAAAACGGCACCTCGATGGCGACGCCGCACGTCACCGGCGCGGTGGCGGTGTTGCTGCAGCGCTTCCCGTACATGAGCTCGGCGCAGATTGCCGACGTGCTGAAAACCACCGCCACCGACATGGGCGCGCCGGGCATCGACGCGCTCTACGGCTGGGGGATGATTAACCTGGGCAAGGCCATCAACGGTCCGGGCATGTTCTATACCGTCGACGATATTCCTGCGGAGTTCCGCATCCCGGATCCGACGGGCGTGGCCTACGGCTCGACCCAGTTTGTCGCCAATATTCCGGGCCTGGGTGCCGAGGTGGATGCCGGCACGCTGCACGCCAGGAAGTGTGACGACATCAGCTGCGAGCTGGAAGTTTACTCCAACAACATCTCTGGCCACGGCGGCCTCACCAAAGAAGGGATGGGCACGCTGGTCATGACCGGCGCCAACACCTATGCCGGCCCGACGCTGGTCAATCAGGGGCGGCTGGCAGTCAACGGCTCGGTCACCTCGGCCGTCAGCGTGCAGAACGGCGGCATCGTCGGCGGCAGCGGCACGGTCGGTTCGCTGACCGCCCGTCAGGGCGGCACCGTGGCGCCGGGCAACTCGATCGGCACCCTGAACGTGGCGGGCAACGTCAGCTTCGAACCGGGGTCGCGCTACGCGGTGGAAGTGGGGCCGAATGGCCAGAGCGATCGGATCCAGAGCAGCGGATCGGCGACGATCGGCGGCGGCGAGGTGGCGGTGACGCTGGAGAACAGCCCCAACCTGCTGACGCAAAGCGAAGTGCGCAGCCTGCTGGGCCAGCAGTACACCATCCTGAGCGCGCAGCAGGGGGTGAGCGGGCAGTTTGATGCGGTGGCGCCGAACTACCTGTTCCTCGGCACCGGGCTGAGCTACCAGCCGACCGGAGTAACGCTGAGCGTCGGGCGCAATGGCACCAGCTTCGCCAGCGTGGCGCAGACGGCGAACGAGCGGGCGGTGGCGGCGGCGGCGGATGCGCTGGCGGCGGGCAACCCGGTGTACGAAAGCCTGCTCAACAGCGGCACGGCGGGCGAGGCGCGGCAGGCGTTCCGTCAGCTGTCGGGGCAAATCCATGCGGATATCGCGTCGGCGCTGGTGAACGACAGCCGCTACCTGCGTGAGGCGCTGAACGGGCGTCTGCGTCAGGCGGAAGGGCTGGCGAGCTCGTCGGCCATCAAGGCGGATGAAGGCGGGGCCTGGGCGCAGCTGCTGGGGGCGTGGGACCACGCGTCGGGCGACGCCAACGCCACGGGTTATCAGGCCTCGACCTACGGGGTGCTGGTGGGGCTGGACTCGGCGGCGGCGGACGACTGGCGGCTGGGGGTGGCGACCGGCTACACCCGCACCTCGCTGCACGGCGGGTACGGGTCGAAGGCGGACAGCGACAACTACCACCTGGCGGCGTACGGCGACAAGCAGTTCGGGGCGCTGGCGCTGCGCGGCGGGGCGGGCTACACCTGGCATCGCATCGACACCAAACGGTCGGTGAACTACGGGATGCAGTCGGACCGCGACACGGCGAAGTACAGCGCGCGCACCGAGCAGCTGTTCGCGGAAGCGGGCTACAGCGTGCAGGGTGAGTGGCTGAACCTGGAGCCGTTCGTGAACCTGGCGTACGTGAACTTCGAGAACAACGGCATCGCGGAAAGCGGCGGCGCGGCGGCATTGCGTGGCGACAAGCAGCACACGGATGCGACGGTGTCGACGCTGGGCCTGCGTGCGGACACCGCCTGGCAGGTGAGCCCGGGCACGACGGTGGCGCTGCGCAGCGAGCTGGGGTGGCAGCATCAGTACGGCGGTCTGGAGCGAGGCACCGGGCTGCGGTTCAACGGCGGCAATGCGCCGTTCGTGGTGGACAGCGTACCGGTCTCGCGCGACGGGATGGTGCTGAAGGCGGGAGCGGAAGTGGCGGTGAACGAGAACGCCACGCTGTCGCTGGGCTACGGCGGGCTGCTGTCGCAGAACCACCAGGACAACAGCGTCAACGCCGGCTTCACCTGGCGCTTCTGA
- a CDS encoding aminotransferase-like domain-containing protein, with protein MRLQSPWQPRLANAEVTTVERLVLALGDDIIEGKLQGGDRLPAHRTLAWQLEIGLGTVTKAYAILERRGLVRSVKGRGMFVAIRRAREKREIDLSSNAPPAMLTDRLLARTLAGIARKMDANHLNIYAPPTGHLEHRRLLTRWLENVGVTIEPSNLALTSNARQAISLAFDLACGPRGTILTERITYPGAIALARRQGHCLIGIDIDAQGMVPQALSSALERVSCGHTAVYLTPTLHNPTTATMSAERRQAIIEICRQANVWIIEDGVYAQGHSAAPALATLAPERVFHVNGLSKTLGPGLRIGMLTLPPGMQNAAEEALQDIPFAPSPLSCAVVGEWLSSGAIEAIPQALRHEAQRRVHLATSIFDAGECVSHPDAYHVWLPMPRETAESVAAAALANIKVTPPDTVMVDRDERATGIRLCLGSPSLDELTAGLTQLAQLLKAHRNG; from the coding sequence ATGCGGCTTCAATCGCCCTGGCAACCTCGCCTGGCCAATGCGGAAGTCACCACCGTCGAGCGGCTGGTGCTGGCGTTAGGCGACGACATTATCGAGGGTAAACTGCAGGGTGGCGATCGTCTGCCGGCCCACCGTACGCTCGCCTGGCAATTGGAGATCGGTCTGGGCACGGTGACCAAAGCCTATGCCATCCTCGAACGACGCGGGTTGGTACGCAGCGTGAAAGGCCGCGGGATGTTCGTGGCGATTCGCCGCGCCCGTGAAAAACGCGAAATCGATCTTTCGTCCAATGCGCCGCCGGCGATGCTGACCGATCGTTTGCTGGCGCGCACGCTGGCCGGTATTGCGCGGAAAATGGATGCGAACCATTTGAACATCTATGCCCCTCCGACCGGGCATCTGGAGCACCGACGTTTGTTGACCCGCTGGCTCGAAAACGTCGGCGTCACGATCGAACCATCGAATCTGGCGCTGACCAGCAATGCCCGTCAGGCAATTTCACTGGCTTTTGACCTGGCCTGCGGGCCACGCGGGACGATACTGACGGAGAGAATCACCTATCCCGGCGCGATCGCGCTGGCCCGGCGCCAAGGCCATTGCTTGATCGGCATCGATATCGATGCGCAAGGCATGGTGCCGCAAGCGCTGTCTAGCGCGCTTGAGCGTGTTTCCTGCGGCCATACTGCGGTCTATCTGACCCCGACGCTGCATAACCCGACAACGGCCACCATGAGCGCCGAGCGCAGGCAGGCTATCATCGAGATATGCCGGCAGGCGAATGTCTGGATCATCGAGGATGGCGTGTATGCCCAGGGGCATTCAGCAGCGCCTGCGCTCGCGACATTGGCACCCGAGCGGGTGTTCCATGTCAATGGTCTGTCGAAAACGCTCGGCCCGGGGCTGCGGATCGGTATGCTGACTCTGCCGCCCGGTATGCAAAACGCGGCGGAAGAAGCCTTGCAAGATATTCCCTTCGCGCCTTCGCCACTGTCTTGCGCAGTGGTGGGGGAGTGGCTGTCCAGCGGCGCGATCGAGGCGATACCGCAAGCGTTGCGCCATGAGGCTCAGCGCAGAGTGCATCTGGCCACCTCGATATTCGACGCCGGCGAATGCGTATCGCATCCCGACGCTTATCATGTCTGGCTGCCGATGCCGCGCGAAACCGCCGAGTCTGTGGCCGCCGCCGCATTGGCCAACATAAAAGTGACGCCGCCGGACACCGTGATGGTGGACCGCGACGAACGGGCAACGGGCATTCGCCTGTGCCTGGGTTCCCCTTCGTTGGACGAACTAACGGCAGGCCTGACGCAGCTGGCGCAGCTGTTGAAAGCACATCGGAACGGCTGA
- a CDS encoding helix-turn-helix domain-containing protein, whose translation MDNNHQKFDSQSIANRVRELFLHYGIGKRQHARELSRILDLSFSHAHRKLKGQSPWTLEQINSVAAALGETPAAIADLSAEHEPTEPNMARDAIFFVAGVAIPCVGHVSDELPAGRPAEFVALRVEGQWHIYRADEAPAGPRYGVDLIEIRPGFGDDERLSIAVLDDSHQAADELAKYLGGCGFNAVAFYDVDSFCQALQQSLFDGYVVDWLIGEETADRCIATIRASDNPDAPVLVLTGELGTDRRESEIAQAMREYDVLGPYEKPVRLHVIEAALQRCFNL comes from the coding sequence ATGGATAACAATCACCAAAAATTCGATTCACAGTCGATTGCCAATCGGGTCAGGGAGCTGTTTTTACATTACGGAATTGGAAAACGTCAGCATGCTCGCGAACTCAGCCGCATCTTGGATCTGAGTTTTTCACATGCGCACCGCAAACTGAAAGGGCAAAGCCCCTGGACGCTGGAACAGATCAACAGCGTCGCGGCCGCGTTGGGAGAAACGCCGGCGGCGATCGCCGATTTGAGCGCCGAACACGAACCCACCGAGCCAAACATGGCGCGCGATGCCATCTTTTTCGTGGCGGGTGTGGCGATACCTTGCGTCGGGCACGTCAGCGACGAGCTTCCTGCCGGGCGGCCGGCGGAATTTGTGGCGCTGCGCGTGGAAGGGCAGTGGCATATCTATCGCGCCGATGAGGCGCCGGCAGGCCCGCGTTACGGCGTCGATCTGATCGAAATCCGGCCCGGCTTCGGTGACGACGAGCGGCTGAGCATCGCGGTATTGGACGATTCGCATCAGGCGGCCGATGAGCTGGCCAAGTATCTCGGCGGCTGCGGCTTCAACGCGGTGGCGTTTTACGACGTCGACAGCTTCTGTCAGGCGTTGCAGCAAAGCCTGTTCGACGGCTACGTGGTGGACTGGCTGATCGGTGAGGAAACGGCGGATCGCTGTATTGCCACCATCCGCGCCTCCGACAACCCGGACGCGCCGGTACTGGTGCTGACCGGCGAGCTGGGGACCGACCGACGTGAGTCGGAGATCGCTCAGGCGATGCGCGAGTACGACGTGCTCGGCCCTTATGAAAAGCCGGTGCGGCTCCATGTGATCGAAGCCGCACTGCAACGCTGTTTTAATCTTTAG